The Helicobacter mustelae genome has a segment encoding these proteins:
- a CDS encoding ATP-dependent Clp protease ATP-binding subunit, with protein MNIFEKLTNPLKENLDSAAALALHQKNQEIDLIHIAWALLNTPQSLLNQALDKMQQNSREIELIVRSNAEKLPKVSHIEKENLSLSKGLQKALQEAEGLAIKNGDKFIAIDTLILANLKEFGEILGGGIELLELKKTLQSLRAGRKIEDAGGDCMLEALEKFGIDLTKKAQDNLLDPVIGRDEEITRMMQILIRKTKNNPILLGEPGVGKTAVVEGLAQQIIKKEVPLSLQNKRIIVLDMSLLVAGAKYRGEFEERLKNILEEVKKAGNIILFIDEIHTIVGAGASEGSMDAANILKPALARGELHTIGATTLKEYRKYFEKDAALTRRFQPIFLNEPSISEALQILRGLKEKLETHHNVSITDSALVAAVKLSHRYITDRFLPDKAIDLIDEGAAELKMQIESEPSALRNIKRVIQRLEVEKEALHMENKPTNANRLEELEKELANQVEKKNSLQMQFDNEKSVFKEIAQMKNTIDALKRESEIAKRNGDYNKAAEIDYAKIPEAQNQEKSLQDRWEEMQKNGTLLQNALTEESIAEIVSRWTQIPVKRMLQEEREKILNIELELRKSVVGQDEALHAIARAIKRNKAGLSSSNHPIGSFMFLGPTGVGKTQSAKSLAEFLFLSQKNLIRIDMSEYMEKHAASRLVGAPPGYVGYEEGGQLTEAVRRKPYSVVLFDEIEKAHPDVFHILLQVLDDGRLTDNKGVVVDFRNTIIILTSNIASDKILELKDREEKKRAVESSLKQYFKPEFLNRLDDIVIFNPLDLGGIVEIVDIMFDSIAKKLIERGIVVELESAAKEWIAQVGFDPIYGARPLKRALYEQIEDALAELILQDKIKEGSKVVFAVKNDAIEAQIS; from the coding sequence ATGAATATTTTTGAAAAACTTACCAATCCACTTAAGGAAAATCTAGATTCTGCCGCTGCACTTGCGCTACATCAAAAAAATCAAGAGATTGACCTCATTCATATTGCTTGGGCATTGCTAAACACCCCCCAATCCCTGCTCAATCAAGCACTGGATAAAATGCAGCAAAATAGCCGAGAGATCGAGCTCATTGTGCGCAGCAACGCAGAGAAGCTCCCCAAGGTCTCGCATATAGAAAAAGAAAATCTAAGCCTCTCTAAAGGCCTGCAAAAGGCATTGCAAGAGGCAGAGGGCCTAGCCATAAAAAATGGGGATAAATTCATAGCCATTGATACATTAATCCTTGCAAATCTCAAGGAATTTGGAGAGATTTTGGGAGGAGGCATAGAGTTGCTTGAGCTTAAAAAGACCCTGCAATCCTTGCGTGCAGGACGCAAGATCGAAGATGCGGGCGGGGATTGCATGCTAGAGGCATTGGAGAAATTTGGCATCGATCTCACCAAAAAAGCCCAGGACAATCTGCTAGATCCCGTCATTGGCCGGGATGAGGAGATCACAAGAATGATGCAGATCCTTATTCGCAAGACCAAAAACAATCCTATTTTGCTGGGCGAGCCAGGGGTGGGGAAAACTGCTGTGGTGGAGGGGCTTGCCCAGCAAATCATCAAGAAAGAAGTACCGCTATCTCTGCAAAATAAGCGCATTATTGTGCTGGATATGAGCCTGCTAGTGGCAGGGGCGAAGTATCGCGGAGAATTTGAGGAGCGATTGAAAAATATCCTAGAGGAAGTCAAAAAGGCTGGCAATATCATTTTGTTCATCGATGAGATTCACACCATTGTTGGTGCTGGGGCAAGTGAGGGGAGCATGGATGCAGCAAATATCCTAAAACCTGCTCTTGCGCGCGGGGAGCTGCACACTATCGGGGCTACAACACTCAAAGAATATCGCAAATATTTTGAAAAAGACGCCGCACTCACTAGGAGATTTCAGCCCATCTTCCTTAATGAGCCAAGCATCTCTGAAGCACTTCAAATCCTGCGCGGGCTCAAAGAAAAGCTAGAGACCCATCATAATGTAAGCATCACAGATTCTGCATTGGTGGCAGCTGTGAAGCTCTCGCATCGCTATATCACCGATAGATTTTTGCCTGATAAGGCTATTGATCTCATCGATGAGGGAGCTGCGGAACTCAAAATGCAGATTGAATCAGAACCCAGTGCCCTGCGCAATATCAAGCGTGTGATCCAGCGCCTAGAGGTAGAAAAAGAAGCGCTGCATATGGAAAACAAGCCCACAAATGCAAATCGCTTGGAAGAACTAGAAAAAGAGCTTGCCAATCAAGTCGAGAAGAAAAATTCCCTGCAGATGCAATTTGACAATGAAAAATCCGTATTCAAAGAAATCGCGCAAATGAAAAATACCATTGATGCATTGAAGCGCGAATCTGAGATTGCCAAGCGCAACGGGGATTATAACAAGGCTGCAGAGATTGATTATGCAAAGATCCCAGAGGCTCAAAATCAAGAAAAATCCCTGCAGGATAGATGGGAAGAGATGCAAAAAAATGGCACGCTTTTGCAAAATGCGCTTACAGAGGAGAGCATCGCAGAAATCGTCTCGCGCTGGACACAAATCCCTGTGAAAAGAATGCTCCAAGAAGAAAGAGAAAAGATTTTGAACATAGAACTAGAATTGCGCAAAAGTGTGGTGGGGCAGGATGAGGCATTGCATGCCATTGCCCGTGCGATCAAGCGCAACAAAGCAGGTCTAAGCTCTAGCAATCACCCCATTGGCAGTTTTATGTTTCTGGGTCCCACCGGGGTGGGGAAAACCCAGAGTGCGAAATCTTTGGCGGAATTTTTATTCCTCTCGCAGAAAAATCTCATTCGCATTGATATGAGTGAATACATGGAAAAACATGCAGCAAGCAGGCTTGTGGGTGCACCTCCTGGGTATGTAGGCTATGAAGAGGGTGGGCAGCTCACAGAGGCCGTGCGCAGGAAGCCTTATAGTGTGGTTCTTTTTGATGAGATCGAGAAGGCACATCCTGATGTGTTTCATATTCTTTTACAGGTGCTTGATGATGGGAGATTGACTGATAATAAAGGCGTGGTGGTGGATTTTCGCAATACCATTATTATCCTTACTAGCAATATTGCAAGTGATAAAATCCTAGAGCTCAAAGACAGGGAAGAAAAAAAGCGTGCGGTGGAATCCAGTCTCAAGCAGTATTTCAAACCAGAATTTCTCAATCGCTTGGATGATATCGTGATCTTTAATCCCTTGGATCTTGGGGGAATTGTAGAAATCGTGGATATTATGTTTGACTCCATTGCCAAAAAGCTCATAGAGCGCGGGATTGTCGTTGAGCTTGAGTCTGCAGCCAAGGAATGGATTGCGCAAGTGGGATTTGATCCCATCTATGGCGCTAGGCCTCTGAAGCGTGCGCTTTATGAGCAAATCGAGGATGCGTTAGCTGAACTCATCTTGCAAGATAAAATCAAAGAGGGCAGTAAGGTGGTCTTTGCTGTCAAAAACGATGCTATAGAGGCGCAGATTTCTTAA
- the mnmE gene encoding tRNA uridine-5-carboxymethylaminomethyl(34) synthesis GTPase MnmE: MNSKDTIAAISTPMGVGAIGVVRLSGKDALSITQRLTQKKEFLPRYATLCHVYDEGEVVDEVIVLYFQAPHSYTCEDVCEIQCHGGVVLAREILRLCLVNGARMATEGEFTKRAFLHGRIDFSQVQAIGNLIQAQSLQASKMMSRQLMGSLRDFVEQSRESLLRALAFSETMIDYSDEDIPEDALEELGRDISSLQKQLVQILEFSKMRSKILEGHVLCIVGKPNVGKSSLLNAILMQERAIVSNVAGTTRDTIEEVIFIDGHLVRIIDTAGIREGGDEIESIGVQRSLRAIEKSDIVLVVFDASRRLDEEDLQIIAHLDALPRKQVFAICNKNDLAPLLDVELLKGKLKGVEFFSMQTQSVGDILELKARIGQKILQEMPAQENILLTADYQIDCVTKAIATLEMAEKHLQTLELELFSYHLNDAIEQISLLTKPYNIEEMFDRMFSIFCLGK; the protein is encoded by the coding sequence ATGAATTCAAAAGACACGATTGCAGCCATTTCTACACCAATGGGAGTGGGGGCGATTGGCGTGGTGCGTTTGAGCGGGAAGGATGCACTTTCCATCACCCAAAGGCTCACCCAAAAAAAAGAATTCCTCCCAAGATATGCCACACTATGCCATGTGTATGATGAAGGAGAGGTGGTGGATGAGGTGATTGTGCTCTATTTCCAGGCACCCCATAGTTACACATGCGAGGATGTTTGTGAGATCCAATGCCATGGTGGGGTTGTATTAGCGCGCGAAATTTTGCGCCTGTGTCTGGTAAATGGTGCGCGTATGGCGACAGAGGGGGAATTCACCAAGCGCGCATTTTTGCATGGCAGGATTGATTTCTCTCAAGTCCAGGCTATTGGCAATCTTATCCAGGCCCAAAGCTTGCAGGCAAGCAAGATGATGAGCAGACAATTGATGGGATCATTGAGGGATTTTGTTGAGCAGAGTAGAGAGAGTCTGCTTAGAGCTCTAGCATTTTCTGAGACCATGATTGATTATAGCGATGAGGACATCCCTGAGGATGCCTTGGAGGAATTAGGGAGGGATATTTCTTCTTTGCAAAAGCAGCTAGTCCAGATTTTGGAATTTTCCAAAATGCGCAGCAAGATTTTGGAGGGTCATGTGCTTTGTATTGTGGGGAAGCCAAATGTGGGCAAGAGCTCCTTGCTTAATGCGATTTTAATGCAGGAGCGGGCGATTGTGAGCAATGTGGCTGGCACCACGCGTGACACCATTGAAGAGGTGATTTTTATCGATGGGCATTTGGTACGCATTATTGATACTGCAGGGATCCGAGAAGGGGGGGATGAGATTGAGAGCATCGGGGTGCAAAGAAGCCTGCGCGCCATAGAAAAGAGCGATATTGTCTTGGTGGTTTTTGATGCTTCTAGGCGCTTGGATGAGGAAGATTTGCAAATCATCGCGCATCTAGATGCCCTCCCAAGGAAGCAGGTGTTTGCCATCTGCAACAAAAATGACCTTGCCCCTCTTTTGGATGTGGAGTTGCTTAAGGGCAAGCTCAAAGGAGTGGAATTCTTTTCTATGCAGACCCAAAGTGTGGGGGATATTTTGGAGCTAAAGGCGCGTATTGGTCAAAAGATCTTGCAAGAAATGCCTGCGCAAGAAAATATCTTGCTCACAGCAGATTATCAGATAGACTGCGTCACTAAGGCCATTGCCACGTTAGAAATGGCAGAAAAACACCTCCAAACCCTAGAGCTTGAGCTCTTTTCTTATCATCTCAATGATGCAATAGAGCAGATTTCCCTGCTTACCAAACCCTACAATATCGAAGAAATGTTTGATAGGATGTTTAGCATTTTTTGCCTGGGGAAATAA
- a CDS encoding Jag N-terminal domain-containing protein: MKKFTAPTLQNALIQASEALNCSVVDLEYEVLQHPSPGLLGIGKKQAVIIANRKTPPKESQNSKFTPEMVKVQEHCKIIQEELRELLACMPYEIDAIEVTPYDHQTLFIFLDGEDSPLLIGENGYRYRAFSYMLFYWVHFRYGYNIRLEVARFLQMQEEMVDQYMRSIHPYIEHSKHFKTKKLNGTSAFLLLKRLREKYPGKYISIKQEENEQYILIRSFE, encoded by the coding sequence ATGAAAAAATTTACCGCACCCACCTTGCAAAATGCGCTAATACAAGCCTCTGAGGCACTGAATTGCTCAGTGGTGGATTTGGAATATGAAGTATTGCAGCATCCAAGCCCGGGTCTTTTGGGTATTGGAAAAAAGCAGGCTGTGATTATCGCAAATAGAAAAACACCTCCAAAAGAGTCGCAAAACTCAAAATTCACACCAGAGATGGTAAAAGTCCAAGAACATTGCAAGATTATCCAAGAAGAGCTCAGGGAGCTTTTGGCCTGCATGCCCTATGAGATTGATGCGATTGAAGTTACACCCTATGATCATCAGACCTTGTTTATTTTTTTGGATGGCGAGGATAGCCCGCTGCTCATTGGGGAGAATGGCTATCGCTATAGAGCGTTTTCTTATATGCTCTTTTATTGGGTTCATTTCAGATACGGCTACAACATTCGCCTAGAAGTTGCGCGATTTTTACAAATGCAAGAAGAGATGGTGGATCAATACATGCGTAGTATCCATCCTTATATCGAGCACTCCAAGCATTTTAAGACAAAAAAGCTCAATGGGACATCTGCATTTTTGCTGCTCAAGCGCCTGAGGGAAAAATACCCTGGTAAATATATCTCCATCAAACAAGAAGAGAATGAACAATATATTTTGATCCGAAGTTTTGAATGA
- a CDS encoding 1-acylglycerol-3-phosphate O-acyltransferase codes for MRKLKAIYATFVMGIGLAIIMFFIFLTKHKNNALKARRACKIWFPLCGFELERIGEFDRSATLIIMNHQSLTDIMCLEAYHPQNICWVAKKQLGEIPFYGYALRGPEMILIDREDKKGLAFLLKSVKEKLSQNRPIAIFPEGTRSKGLEDFLPFKPGAKILAEKFQLKIQPILFVHTKKLYNTSPLETQTSRARVVCLEAFEPDYQNHANWYEELKSQMHATYLEHYHQMNAAMHTKA; via the coding sequence ATGAGAAAACTCAAAGCAATCTATGCAACCTTTGTCATGGGGATTGGCCTAGCAATCATCATGTTTTTTATCTTTCTTACAAAACACAAAAACAACGCACTAAAAGCTAGGCGCGCATGCAAAATTTGGTTTCCACTCTGTGGCTTTGAGTTAGAGAGAATCGGAGAGTTTGACAGAAGCGCCACGCTCATCATCATGAATCACCAAAGCCTCACAGACATCATGTGCCTAGAGGCCTATCATCCTCAAAATATCTGCTGGGTGGCCAAAAAGCAACTAGGAGAAATCCCTTTTTATGGCTATGCGCTAAGGGGCCCAGAGATGATTCTCATTGATCGCGAAGACAAAAAAGGGCTGGCATTTTTGTTAAAAAGCGTCAAAGAAAAACTCTCTCAAAATCGCCCCATAGCCATTTTCCCAGAAGGCACACGCAGCAAGGGATTAGAGGATTTTCTCCCCTTCAAACCTGGAGCAAAAATCCTAGCAGAGAAATTCCAACTCAAAATCCAGCCCATCCTCTTTGTCCACACAAAAAAGCTCTACAATACCTCCCCCCTAGAAACGCAGACAAGTCGCGCAAGAGTGGTGTGTCTGGAAGCCTTTGAGCCCGATTATCAAAACCATGCTAATTGGTATGAGGAACTCAAATCTCAGATGCATGCGACTTATTTGGAGCATTATCATCAAATGAATGCAGCAATGCATACAAAAGCCTAA
- the purC gene encoding phosphoribosylaminoimidazolesuccinocarboxamide synthase, which produces MEKKQLLYEGKGKRIFATEDAGLVIAEFKDDLTAFNAQKKGQEVGKGALNCAISSLLFALLEKNHIPTHYKKTLDSTHMLCQKVEIIPIEVVVRNVATGSLSKRLGIEEGKVLPFSLVEFYYKDDELGDPLINDEHCRILGITQNQEDLEFLKNQGRKINGILQEFFAAKSLRLIDFKLEFGKSAQGEILLADEISPDSCRFWDKDTNQKLDKDIFRQDLGDVYAAYEEVFYRIRSANES; this is translated from the coding sequence ATGGAAAAGAAACAACTTTTGTATGAAGGAAAGGGAAAGAGGATTTTTGCTACAGAGGATGCAGGGCTAGTCATCGCTGAATTTAAAGACGATCTCACTGCATTTAATGCGCAGAAAAAGGGCCAGGAAGTGGGCAAGGGGGCGCTTAATTGCGCAATCTCTAGCCTGCTTTTTGCATTGCTAGAAAAAAACCACATCCCCACGCATTATAAAAAAACCCTAGATTCCACACATATGCTTTGTCAAAAAGTAGAAATCATCCCCATCGAGGTTGTTGTACGCAATGTCGCCACAGGCTCGCTTAGCAAAAGGCTTGGCATAGAAGAGGGCAAGGTTTTGCCCTTTAGCCTGGTGGAATTTTATTACAAAGATGATGAGCTAGGTGATCCCCTCATTAATGATGAGCACTGCAGGATTTTGGGCATCACACAAAATCAAGAAGATCTAGAATTTCTCAAAAATCAGGGGCGCAAGATCAATGGTATCTTGCAGGAATTTTTTGCTGCAAAAAGCTTGCGACTCATTGATTTTAAACTAGAGTTTGGAAAGAGTGCACAAGGAGAAATCCTGCTAGCAGATGAGATTAGCCCTGATAGCTGCAGATTTTGGGACAAAGACACCAACCAAAAACTCGATAAAGATATCTTTCGCCAGGATTTAGGCGATGTTTATGCCGCATATGAAGAAGTGTTTTACCGCATAAGGAGTGCAAATGAAAGCTGA
- a CDS encoding S41 family peptidase, which yields MSKYFLSGFLTTGFVSLALLFQNIHAETLPHKKSTQQERIDAFNKLTKVINTVEKVYVDDVDISQIVDKAISGLLTNLDAHSDYLTAKKFKELQAQTEGEFGGLGITVGMKDGALTVISPLDDSPAQKAGLKSGDIILKINNESTLNMSIDDAVNLMRGKPKTSINLTIYRKGAPKPLEFKITRDIVQIKSVHARKIEGEKFLYIRVNNFDKNVTSSVKAALEKAGKIDGLILDLRNNPGGLLNQAVGLSELFIKDGVIVSQKGRVKNENVEYKANGKAPYEKLPIVVLINGGTASASEIVSGALQDYKRALIVGEKSFGKGSVQVVLPVVDNDSAIKLTTAKYYLPSGRTIQAIGITPDILVYAGKVPQNEGGFEIKEADLKNHLRNELIKLNEEKTEATTEEKFDKKGRNKGDRAKNDKIGNKSKKEENKKNIITESDINNDIQLKTAIDLLKTWNIIKSPVKSPLELKKITEAQNDSEKKTEAITEEKSDKKHR from the coding sequence ATGAGTAAATATTTCCTATCAGGCTTTTTGACCACTGGCTTTGTGAGCCTGGCTCTTCTGTTTCAAAACATCCATGCAGAGACTCTCCCTCACAAAAAAAGCACCCAACAAGAACGCATCGATGCGTTTAACAAGCTTACCAAGGTAATTAATACCGTAGAAAAGGTTTATGTAGATGACGTTGACATCTCCCAAATCGTAGATAAGGCCATTTCTGGGCTGCTCACCAATCTGGATGCACATTCTGATTATCTCACAGCAAAGAAATTCAAAGAATTACAGGCCCAGACAGAGGGTGAGTTTGGCGGGCTTGGCATCACCGTGGGCATGAAAGATGGCGCACTTACTGTCATTTCTCCCCTTGATGATTCCCCCGCGCAAAAAGCCGGTCTAAAAAGTGGGGATATCATCCTCAAAATCAATAATGAAAGCACGCTGAATATGAGCATTGATGATGCGGTAAATCTCATGCGAGGCAAGCCAAAAACCTCCATCAATCTCACCATCTATCGCAAGGGTGCACCCAAACCTCTTGAGTTTAAGATCACGCGCGACATCGTGCAGATCAAATCCGTGCATGCCCGCAAGATTGAGGGAGAGAAATTCCTCTATATCCGCGTGAATAATTTTGACAAAAATGTCACCAGTTCTGTGAAGGCCGCGCTAGAAAAAGCTGGCAAGATCGATGGGTTGATCCTAGATCTTCGCAACAATCCCGGCGGCCTACTCAACCAGGCTGTGGGGCTTTCTGAGCTATTTATCAAGGATGGGGTGATTGTCTCACAAAAAGGCAGGGTAAAAAATGAAAATGTCGAATACAAGGCCAATGGCAAGGCCCCTTATGAAAAACTCCCCATCGTCGTGCTCATCAACGGAGGGACAGCGAGTGCTAGCGAGATTGTCTCAGGTGCGCTACAGGATTATAAGCGCGCATTGATTGTTGGAGAAAAGTCCTTTGGTAAGGGCAGCGTGCAAGTGGTTTTACCTGTGGTGGATAATGATTCTGCCATCAAGCTCACCACCGCAAAATATTATCTCCCTAGCGGCCGCACCATTCAAGCCATTGGGATCACCCCTGATATTCTAGTCTATGCAGGCAAGGTACCCCAAAATGAAGGGGGATTTGAGATCAAGGAAGCAGATCTCAAAAATCACCTACGAAATGAGCTCATTAAGCTCAATGAAGAAAAGACAGAGGCAACAACAGAGGAAAAATTTGACAAAAAAGGCAGAAATAAGGGCGATAGAGCAAAAAATGACAAAATAGGAAATAAATCCAAAAAAGAGGAAAACAAAAAAAACATCATCACAGAGAGTGACATCAACAATGACATTCAGTTAAAAACAGCCATTGACTTGCTAAAAACCTGGAACATCATCAAATCCCCTGTAAAATCCCCTCTAGAACTAAAAAAAATCACAGAAGCTCAGAATGACTCTGAGAAAAAGACAGAAGCAATAACAGAGGAAAAATCTGACAAAAAACACAGATAA
- the purS gene encoding phosphoribosylformylglycinamidine synthase subunit PurS produces MKADISIKLKQGVLDPEAKAIQNALKSLGFEGFDYLEMSKKITIHFLSQDAQKVKAQAEKMAKELLANLVIEDFSIEIRE; encoded by the coding sequence ATGAAAGCTGATATTTCTATCAAACTCAAACAGGGCGTACTAGACCCCGAGGCAAAGGCCATCCAAAATGCACTCAAAAGCCTGGGGTTTGAAGGCTTTGATTATTTGGAAATGAGCAAAAAGATCACCATTCACTTCCTCTCTCAAGATGCGCAAAAAGTAAAAGCTCAGGCAGAAAAAATGGCAAAAGAGCTGTTAGCAAATCTTGTGATCGAAGATTTTAGCATTGAAATAAGAGAATAG
- the yidD gene encoding membrane protein insertion efficiency factor YidD: MYKIFFQTTRFLAARVPLWLIEKYQRFLSPLFPGTCRYYPGCSEYAAWSFKNQHFLPAIWSILWRILRCNQLFLGGIDYPVVQKRLRPDTFAPCKIAFWFVPLKKSQKKFFIIKSIL; encoded by the coding sequence ATGTATAAAATTTTTTTCCAAACAACAAGATTTCTAGCAGCGCGCGTTCCTCTGTGGTTGATAGAGAAATATCAGAGATTTCTCTCCCCTCTTTTTCCGGGGACCTGCCGCTATTATCCAGGTTGCTCAGAATATGCAGCTTGGAGCTTCAAAAATCAGCATTTTCTTCCCGCGATTTGGAGCATTCTTTGGCGCATTTTGCGCTGCAATCAACTTTTTTTAGGTGGCATTGATTATCCTGTTGTGCAAAAGAGGCTAAGGCCTGATACCTTTGCCCCCTGCAAAATCGCATTTTGGTTTGTTCCTCTGAAAAAGTCTCAGAAAAAGTTTTTTATTATCAAATCAATTCTCTAA
- the yidC gene encoding membrane protein insertase YidC, whose protein sequence is MKNNSNLRIILAVAFSFIFIAIYSRYFVTPQQNAKNSAKNSTSIAQNQAPVKTENASSPAPILEAESKNIIARIQAKEFDLEIDSLGRIAQVYLKNKKYTGEQELGFFEHFKILLGMMQKPKPLSKLPLFHPSELKPLEIRFANQELNLQAFKTSYEASKDFISLDKGPEVLVLTQKLPGLTVKKTLTFYENLKYDIQVELSNPSENYFITNGARPMTDKENYAFNGVILEKVDGKIEKIEDKDAKELKTFDGAKFVASVDRYFTTLFYAKNSQLDVIIDSNPKNKDPMPYVHATGNLGMGGFIGPKDYQELKSVDPALRNVVEYGLITFFAKPVFLLLEYLHQYIGNWGWAIITLTVIVKLVLYPLSYKGMVSMQKLKDLTPKMKEIQEKYKGDPQKLQMHMMQLYKKHGANPMGGCLPLLIQIPIFYAIYRVLYNSVELKSAPFILWIQDLSVMDPYFVLPILMGVSMYVQQALTPNTFTDPIQAKVFKMLPVVFTIFLIFFPAGLVLYWTINNILSIFQQLSINKMLKRQKQKEIAAHKEPQS, encoded by the coding sequence ATGAAAAACAATTCAAATTTGCGCATTATCTTGGCGGTGGCTTTTTCATTTATTTTTATTGCAATTTATAGCCGCTATTTTGTTACCCCCCAGCAAAATGCCAAAAATTCCGCCAAAAACTCCACTTCAATTGCGCAGAATCAGGCTCCAGTCAAGACAGAGAATGCTAGCTCGCCAGCGCCGATTTTGGAGGCAGAGTCAAAGAACATCATCGCAAGGATTCAGGCCAAGGAATTTGATTTGGAGATTGATTCTCTAGGGCGCATTGCGCAAGTGTATCTCAAAAACAAAAAATACACGGGCGAGCAGGAGCTTGGGTTTTTTGAGCATTTCAAGATTTTACTAGGAATGATGCAAAAGCCAAAACCCCTCTCAAAACTCCCCTTATTTCATCCCTCCGAGCTTAAACCCCTTGAGATTCGTTTTGCAAATCAAGAACTAAACCTCCAGGCATTCAAGACTTCCTATGAAGCTTCTAAAGATTTTATTTCTCTAGACAAGGGACCAGAAGTGCTAGTCCTCACCCAAAAGCTCCCAGGTCTCACTGTCAAAAAAACCCTTACATTCTATGAGAATCTCAAATATGACATTCAAGTAGAGCTTAGCAATCCTAGCGAGAATTATTTCATTACAAATGGCGCTAGACCCATGACAGACAAGGAAAATTATGCGTTTAATGGTGTGATTTTAGAAAAAGTTGATGGCAAGATTGAAAAGATCGAAGACAAAGATGCTAAAGAGCTTAAGACCTTTGATGGGGCCAAGTTTGTTGCCAGCGTGGATCGTTATTTCACCACTCTTTTTTATGCAAAAAATAGCCAGCTTGATGTCATCATCGATAGCAATCCCAAAAACAAAGATCCCATGCCCTATGTCCATGCCACTGGCAATCTTGGCATGGGTGGCTTCATTGGGCCAAAAGATTATCAGGAGCTAAAAAGTGTAGACCCCGCACTTAGGAATGTTGTGGAGTATGGCCTGATTACTTTTTTTGCCAAGCCTGTGTTTTTGTTGCTGGAGTACCTCCACCAATATATTGGAAATTGGGGGTGGGCGATCATTACGCTTACTGTGATTGTCAAGCTTGTGCTCTATCCGCTGAGCTACAAGGGTATGGTGAGCATGCAAAAACTAAAAGATCTCACGCCAAAAATGAAGGAAATCCAGGAAAAATACAAGGGAGATCCACAAAAGCTCCAAATGCATATGATGCAGCTTTACAAAAAACATGGTGCAAATCCCATGGGTGGCTGTTTGCCGCTGCTTATTCAGATCCCTATTTTTTATGCGATTTATCGTGTGCTTTATAATTCTGTGGAGCTTAAAAGCGCGCCCTTTATTCTTTGGATCCAGGATCTCTCTGTGATGGATCCTTATTTTGTGCTACCCATTTTGATGGGGGTGTCGATGTATGTTCAGCAGGCCCTCACTCCCAATACCTTCACCGACCCTATCCAGGCAAAGGTCTTTAAGATGCTGCCTGTTGTTTTTACAATTTTCTTGATTTTCTTTCCTGCGGGATTGGTGCTTTATTGGACAATCAATAACATCCTTTCTATTTTCCAGCAGCTCTCCATCAACAAAATGCTCAAGCGCCAAAAGCAAAAAGAAATTGCTGCACATAAAGAGCCACAGTCATGA
- the purQ gene encoding phosphoribosylformylglycinamidine synthase subunit PurQ yields the protein MIAILQFPGTNCEKDMQHVYRDLLSQEVGMIWHKETSLPSNTKLVVIPGGFSYGDYLRSGAIARFAPIMKGVVRYANHGGLVLGICNGFQILTEAKLLPGVLKRNHHLNFVSKQQELILSNTNNKFLQNYQKNTSITLPIAHADGNYFTDEKTLEGLRENEQILLTYKDNPNGSVENIAGICNKEKNIFGLMPHPERASELLLGNDAGLKMLRNLCSC from the coding sequence ATGATTGCGATTCTGCAGTTTCCTGGCACAAATTGTGAAAAAGACATGCAGCATGTCTATCGAGATCTTTTGAGTCAAGAAGTAGGCATGATCTGGCACAAAGAAACATCCCTACCCTCAAACACCAAGCTTGTGGTCATTCCCGGGGGCTTTAGCTATGGAGATTATTTGCGCAGCGGTGCGATTGCACGCTTTGCTCCCATCATGAAAGGTGTAGTTCGCTATGCAAATCACGGAGGGCTGGTGCTGGGAATCTGCAATGGCTTTCAGATCCTCACAGAAGCGAAGCTCCTTCCAGGGGTGCTAAAGCGCAATCATCATCTTAACTTTGTCTCCAAGCAACAAGAGCTAATCCTCTCAAATACAAACAATAAATTTCTACAAAATTACCAAAAAAACACCTCCATCACCTTGCCCATCGCTCATGCTGATGGAAATTACTTCACAGATGAAAAGACACTAGAGGGATTGAGGGAAAATGAGCAGATTCTACTAACCTACAAAGACAATCCCAATGGTTCTGTAGAAAATATCGCAGGGATCTGCAATAAAGAAAAAAATATCTTTGGGCTCATGCCCCATCCAGAGAGAGCTTCAGAGCTCTTACTTGGTAATGATGCTGGCCTAAAAATGCTCAGAAATCTCTGCTCATGTTAA